The Candidatus Omnitrophota bacterium genome has a segment encoding these proteins:
- a CDS encoding outer membrane lipoprotein-sorting protein: protein MKKIFLIVCFLLVTSSFVFAQSVDEIVKKANFVSYYAGNDGRSNVKMTIIDSQERQRIRQFKILRLSIKEGGEQKFYVYFEKPTDVARMSYMVWKNIGKDDDRWLYLPALDLVRRIAASDKRSSFVGSHFVYEDVSGRGIDADIHELIGEENGFYKIKNTPKETQGIEFASYTVWIDKNNFMPMKAEYYNEAGDLTRTIEALDVKDISGHPTVTKSKATDVQRGGETVMEFSDIQYDVGLTDDIFTERYLRKPPMQWIQ from the coding sequence ATGAAAAAGATATTTTTAATAGTTTGTTTTTTATTGGTTACAAGTAGTTTTGTTTTTGCGCAAAGTGTTGATGAGATTGTTAAAAAGGCTAATTTTGTTTCGTATTATGCTGGAAATGATGGAAGATCAAATGTCAAAATGACAATCATCGATTCTCAAGAACGACAAAGAATCAGACAATTCAAAATTTTGCGTCTTAGCATTAAAGAGGGTGGTGAGCAAAAATTCTATGTTTATTTTGAGAAGCCAACGGATGTAGCGCGCATGAGTTATATGGTTTGGAAAAATATTGGAAAAGATGATGACCGTTGGCTTTATTTGCCAGCTCTTGATCTTGTACGCCGTATTGCCGCAAGCGATAAGCGTTCAAGCTTTGTTGGTTCTCATTTTGTTTACGAAGATGTTTCTGGGCGCGGAATTGATGCCGATATTCATGAGCTTATAGGTGAAGAGAATGGATTTTATAAAATAAAGAATACGCCAAAAGAAACACAAGGCATTGAATTTGCTTCATACACAGTCTGGATTGACAAAAATAATTTTATGCCGATGAAGGCTGAATATTATAATGAAGCTGGCGATCTGACTAGAACCATTGAGGCTTTAGACGTTAAAGATATTTCCGGTCATCCAACAGTTACTAAATCAAAGGCCACAGATGTTCAGCGTGGAGGAGAAACAGTGATGGAGTTTAGCGATATTCAATATGACGTTGGTCTTACAGATGATATTTTTACTGAACGATATTTAAGAAAACCTCCAATGCAATGGATTCAATAA
- a CDS encoding DUF2892 domain-containing protein: MTERVLRGIAGFMVLLSVGLAIWVDIRWLWFTAFVGANLLQSAFTNWCLMMTILKKNRHKVAK, encoded by the coding sequence ATGACAGAGAGAGTTTTAAGGGGTATTGCAGGATTTATGGTTTTATTAAGCGTAGGATTAGCGATTTGGGTGGATATCAGATGGCTTTGGTTTACGGCTTTTGTAGGAGCAAATTTGTTACAATCTGCTTTTACTAATTGGTGCTTAATGATGACAATTCTAAAAAAAAATAGGCATAAAGTAGCAAAATAG